One genomic window of Sphingobacterium oryzagri includes the following:
- a CDS encoding YihY/virulence factor BrkB family protein, protein MAKDKLQLVKSHFTILKNAVTGFMAEDGLKFSASLAYYTVFSLGPILVLMISLAGVFLGQDAIQGKVYEELRDIIGSNAAAQVQDVIKNLSLSGKSNIALVISALTLLLGATTVFGDIQNSINKIWQVRPKVKKGWLKLVKDRLLSSSLVIGLGFLLVVTLIINGVVLAFTDRLQRVFPDITVFLFSSLNFLISFGVIFVLFGVIFKVLPDVKIQWKTVRSGALFTALLFVVGRFAIGLYIESSSTESTYGAASSIVLILLWVYYTAAILYLGATYTREYATFNGVPIEPSEFAVHVEMKETEREVKVVPPTTTSTQQLD, encoded by the coding sequence ATGGCAAAGGATAAACTACAATTAGTAAAGTCACATTTCACGATATTAAAAAATGCGGTTACAGGTTTTATGGCTGAGGACGGCCTTAAGTTTAGTGCCTCCCTCGCTTATTACACCGTTTTTTCCTTAGGACCGATTTTGGTGTTGATGATCTCCCTGGCCGGCGTATTTCTTGGTCAGGATGCCATCCAAGGCAAGGTATACGAAGAGTTGCGGGACATTATCGGCTCGAATGCCGCTGCGCAAGTGCAGGATGTTATCAAAAACCTGTCGCTTTCTGGTAAGTCCAATATAGCCTTGGTGATCAGTGCCTTGACGCTTTTGCTGGGAGCCACTACGGTATTTGGCGATATCCAAAATTCGATCAATAAAATCTGGCAGGTGAGACCTAAGGTAAAAAAAGGTTGGCTTAAACTAGTTAAAGACCGTTTGCTTTCTTCTTCATTGGTTATTGGCCTAGGTTTTTTGCTTGTTGTTACATTGATTATCAACGGGGTAGTCTTAGCATTTACCGATAGGTTGCAGCGTGTTTTTCCGGATATTACGGTCTTTTTGTTTAGTTCGCTAAACTTCTTGATTTCGTTCGGGGTGATCTTTGTGTTGTTTGGCGTTATTTTTAAAGTGCTTCCCGATGTCAAAATTCAGTGGAAAACAGTGCGTTCGGGCGCGCTATTCACAGCCTTGCTATTTGTTGTTGGCCGATTTGCAATTGGACTTTACATAGAAAGCTCCAGTACAGAATCTACGTATGGCGCAGCAAGTTCCATCGTATTAATTCTGTTGTGGGTTTATTATACGGCGGCCATTTTATATCTTGGAGCCACCTACACGCGGGAATACGCCACCTTTAACGGTGTACCCATCGAGCCTTCAGAGTTTGCTGTACACGTAGAGATGAAAGAGACGGAGCGCGAAGTCAAAGTCGTTCCACCTACGACGACAAGCACCCAGCAGCTGGACTAA
- a CDS encoding thioredoxin family protein, translated as MHRFISYILGAILCVGYLQVDAQQKTAAALDQFEKPYDPEEDAQQALDSLLLVAKETNKNIIVQAGGNWCIWCLRFNNYIHADHDLRKLVNDKLLYYHLNYSKENKNEAVFQRYAPTGNQLGYPFFIVLNGQGEVLAVRESGSLEAGEGYDKAKVTTFFTEFIKK; from the coding sequence ATGCATAGATTTATCAGTTATATACTCGGAGCCATCTTATGTGTTGGCTATCTTCAGGTTGACGCGCAGCAGAAAACTGCTGCCGCACTGGATCAGTTTGAAAAGCCTTATGATCCGGAAGAAGATGCGCAGCAGGCGCTTGACAGCCTGCTGTTGGTGGCTAAGGAGACAAACAAAAATATCATTGTGCAGGCCGGCGGCAATTGGTGTATCTGGTGCTTACGCTTTAACAATTATATCCATGCAGATCATGATCTGCGTAAACTGGTGAATGACAAGCTGCTTTACTACCATCTCAATTATTCAAAAGAGAATAAAAATGAAGCGGTTTTCCAGCGCTACGCACCCACCGGAAATCAGTTGGGCTATCCGTTCTTTATCGTTTTAAATGGTCAAGGCGAGGTATTAGCGGTGCGTGAGAGCGGTTCGCTGGAGGCGGGTGAGGGCTATGATAAAGCAAAAGTGACCACGTTCTTTACGGAGTTTATCAAAAAATAG
- a CDS encoding GNAT family N-acetyltransferase, whose product MLSTLQIEQVAAPVTWRLRQEVLYPNGTLKDVMIDTDFEGYHFGAYKQDMLVGVISLFQGENMRFQFRKFAVHTAHQRQGIGRALLETLRSFAKELGAREVWCHARVEAVDFYKAVGLQPSGELFMRNGMQYIRLVLQI is encoded by the coding sequence ATGTTAAGCACTTTGCAGATTGAGCAGGTAGCTGCGCCAGTTACCTGGCGACTACGCCAGGAAGTGCTTTACCCCAATGGCACGCTGAAAGACGTCATGATCGATACTGATTTTGAGGGTTATCATTTTGGTGCGTATAAGCAGGATATGCTGGTTGGCGTCATTTCCCTTTTTCAGGGTGAGAACATGCGTTTTCAATTCAGAAAATTTGCAGTGCATACGGCTCATCAACGACAGGGGATAGGCCGTGCTTTACTGGAGACTTTGCGCTCGTTTGCGAAAGAGCTTGGCGCGCGTGAAGTGTGGTGCCATGCAAGGGTGGAGGCGGTTGATTTTTATAAAGCAGTCGGTTTGCAGCCCAGCGGTGAGCTATTTATGCGCAACGGAATGCAATACATACGCCTCGTGCTGCAAATTTAA
- a CDS encoding tetratricopeptide repeat protein: MVNYPDLEHLFYSGDIEACIIQGEQYLKVHPHDIDALLLLATAYHDIVFYEDIGIVFDAIQNYTVPYLKRILALDPNHKKALQYILHYTLQHQQTIGGKSEDKRHITNKNSQEYIAYAKLLLQSDALLYSGYSFLWQIYETLDEPEKQLQLADEAIAVFEKKFAQNREMRDFHVSSFWIRKIRLLNNLPGIPKAAICTYIQNQVKNLVSKEEQDFPLLAEIAYQDGSLELPVELLSLVLQNDRSLQGLGEVAEKWYGRVTDELDNGVYSPELCAFQLRLERNYPDHIDVDSDLYYSHALQAMSNYPKHYFGYHFAGVYLFDRKEYQKAIPLFEKAIQRHPMAETVRCYIESYLYVYHRVPTIPAMESHPKEIYEEATYLDDWEDDLLTSELYSALCQARLTFYEQAYLAFHAYLDHNAYQSFYDCNPMLFAMCANNLATVHNELGQFIQSAAIAEEALRHSNFWELHAIRIDSLLLANLFEQAKIALDRYFETFPEEEIPFLKHLIFLANKIEVNYQLLGDQDVFEDSRILLYQIYDYALAHQGMDREDAGDLEAAKTTVQNVFYQFVEPLDREAQIAIFEQHAERYPDESHPQYMLMQLYHDVGNYEKSNQAAYAYLSNKSELIIDPFDKARAINFVLKTHVLQEQYDRATIIFDENYRLVKDQLQEKEQLSWLFYSIKLKFEQQLYEELYPLVQSFRNLYQELSWPYDTDMEQVLLWEARSLHQDGHTEKAIAVLDDLIRYDNHDPAADAYRAQWKKRGFFARFRFK, from the coding sequence GTGGTTAACTATCCAGATTTAGAACATTTATTTTATAGTGGCGATATTGAAGCGTGTATTATCCAGGGAGAGCAGTATTTAAAAGTGCACCCCCACGATATAGACGCATTGCTGTTGCTCGCTACCGCGTATCATGACATCGTATTCTACGAGGATATCGGAATCGTTTTTGATGCTATTCAAAATTATACCGTTCCGTATCTCAAGCGCATTCTTGCGCTCGATCCCAACCATAAAAAAGCCTTGCAATACATCTTGCATTATACCCTACAACATCAACAAACAATAGGAGGCAAAAGCGAAGATAAACGCCATATAACCAATAAAAATAGCCAGGAGTACATAGCTTATGCCAAGCTGCTGTTGCAGTCTGATGCGCTACTATACAGCGGCTACAGCTTTCTCTGGCAGATCTATGAGACCTTGGACGAGCCCGAAAAACAATTGCAACTGGCCGATGAGGCAATCGCGGTATTTGAAAAAAAGTTTGCGCAAAACCGTGAAATGCGAGATTTTCATGTATCCAGCTTTTGGATACGTAAAATTCGCTTGCTGAATAATCTTCCCGGCATTCCGAAGGCAGCAATTTGCACCTATATACAAAATCAAGTAAAAAATTTAGTCAGTAAAGAAGAACAAGATTTTCCGTTGCTGGCAGAAATAGCCTATCAAGACGGGTCACTAGAACTGCCTGTCGAGCTGTTATCGCTGGTCTTGCAAAATGACCGATCGCTGCAAGGACTCGGCGAGGTAGCTGAAAAATGGTACGGACGAGTGACCGACGAACTGGATAATGGCGTCTACAGTCCGGAGTTGTGCGCCTTTCAGCTTCGCCTGGAACGCAACTATCCCGATCATATTGATGTGGATAGCGACTTGTATTATAGCCATGCGCTACAAGCGATGTCCAACTATCCAAAACATTATTTTGGTTATCATTTTGCCGGGGTGTATCTTTTTGACCGAAAAGAATATCAAAAGGCTATTCCTTTATTTGAAAAGGCGATACAGCGACATCCAATGGCTGAAACCGTACGATGCTATATCGAATCTTATCTCTATGTTTACCATCGTGTTCCAACGATACCAGCAATGGAAAGTCATCCGAAGGAGATATACGAAGAAGCTACTTACTTGGACGACTGGGAAGATGATTTGCTGACGAGTGAACTCTACAGCGCGCTTTGCCAGGCGCGGCTTACCTTTTATGAGCAAGCTTACCTGGCCTTTCATGCCTATCTTGATCATAATGCCTACCAAAGTTTCTACGACTGCAATCCGATGCTCTTTGCCATGTGTGCCAACAACCTGGCCACGGTGCACAACGAGCTTGGACAGTTCATCCAATCGGCTGCTATAGCCGAAGAGGCGCTGCGACACAGCAATTTTTGGGAATTACATGCCATCCGGATCGATAGTTTGCTATTGGCAAATTTGTTTGAGCAGGCAAAAATAGCACTAGACCGCTATTTTGAGACCTTCCCCGAAGAGGAAATTCCTTTTTTAAAGCACCTGATCTTTTTAGCCAATAAAATTGAAGTAAACTATCAGTTGCTGGGCGATCAAGACGTCTTCGAGGATAGCCGGATATTGCTTTATCAAATTTACGATTATGCTTTGGCTCATCAAGGTATGGATCGAGAAGATGCGGGCGATTTGGAGGCCGCAAAAACTACCGTGCAAAATGTATTTTATCAGTTTGTCGAGCCGCTGGATCGCGAAGCACAGATTGCGATCTTTGAGCAGCATGCCGAGCGCTATCCCGACGAGTCGCATCCGCAGTATATGCTTATGCAACTGTATCATGATGTGGGCAATTACGAAAAATCCAACCAAGCGGCCTACGCCTACCTCTCCAACAAAAGCGAGTTAATCATCGACCCGTTCGATAAAGCGCGTGCCATCAATTTTGTACTGAAAACGCATGTGCTGCAAGAACAATATGATCGCGCGACAATTATTTTCGATGAAAACTACCGATTAGTAAAAGATCAACTGCAGGAAAAAGAGCAGCTAAGCTGGCTATTTTACAGTATAAAATTGAAATTTGAGCAACAACTCTACGAAGAGCTTTATCCTTTAGTTCAATCGTTTAGAAACCTTTACCAGGAGCTCAGCTGGCCGTATGATACCGATATGGAGCAGGTGCTCCTTTGGGAAGCGCGCAGTTTGCATCAAGACGGACATACCGAAAAGGCTATTGCTGTTTTAGACGATCTTATCCGTTACGACAACCATGATCCCGCAGCCGACGCCTATCGGGCACAATGGAAAAAGCGAGGTTTTTTCGCCAGGTTTCGTTTTAAGTAG
- a CDS encoding DoxX family membrane protein has product MKIIKFIFSLLFGLLFINAGLNKFFNYMPMPELSPAQLEIYQAIEKLKWIMPLVGLVEIVGGLLFILPKTRALGAIIILPVMVGIVAHNYTFEPSGLTIAIPLLLIDIWMIADNWTKFKHLLAQK; this is encoded by the coding sequence ATGAAAATCATCAAATTTATCTTCAGCCTACTATTTGGTCTGCTTTTTATCAACGCAGGCCTCAACAAATTTTTCAACTATATGCCCATGCCCGAGCTTAGCCCGGCGCAACTGGAAATCTATCAGGCAATAGAAAAACTAAAATGGATTATGCCTTTGGTGGGCCTGGTAGAAATTGTGGGAGGACTACTGTTTATTTTGCCAAAAACCCGTGCCTTGGGCGCTATTATCATCTTGCCGGTGATGGTCGGCATTGTGGCACACAATTACACCTTTGAGCCGAGTGGCTTAACGATTGCGATTCCCCTCCTGCTTATCGATATCTGGATGATCGCAGATAACTGGACAAAATTTAAGCATCTGCTGGCTCAGAAATAA
- a CDS encoding threonine aldolase family protein yields MKNSHPLQKARIFVDNKNIGMYNFKNDYAEGAHPLILNKLAESNLEQELGYGEDQYSAAAKQLLRKAIDNDHAAIYFVSGGTQANLLVISHFLRPHEAVISAKTGHIYANETGAIEATGHRVITVTGAEGKVTAQDIEDVMQAHRMRPHVVKPRMLYISNSTELGSIYHKTELQQLQQVCKKHHLLFFIDGARLGHALCASSNDLQLQDIASYADIFYIGGTKNGALLGEAIIFRTAKLADDFDYSLKQKGALLAKGRLLGIQFLTLFTDELYFDLAKHANHMAEKIARSIQAAGYQFLTAPVTNQLFPILPKQLIERLLHNYAFYVWSAIDAEHDAVRIITSWATDPAVVDQFCVDFNHIDQALKAGS; encoded by the coding sequence TTGAAAAATTCCCATCCTTTACAGAAAGCGCGTATTTTTGTCGACAACAAAAACATCGGCATGTACAATTTTAAGAACGACTATGCAGAGGGTGCTCACCCACTTATTTTAAACAAACTGGCGGAAAGCAACCTCGAACAGGAACTGGGTTACGGCGAAGATCAATACTCTGCAGCAGCAAAACAATTGTTGCGCAAAGCGATCGACAATGATCATGCAGCAATCTATTTCGTTTCGGGCGGTACACAAGCCAATCTGCTGGTCATCTCGCACTTCTTGAGACCGCATGAAGCCGTTATCAGTGCTAAAACCGGCCATATCTATGCCAATGAAACCGGCGCAATCGAAGCTACAGGTCACCGCGTAATCACCGTAACGGGAGCTGAAGGAAAAGTAACCGCACAAGATATCGAAGATGTGATGCAGGCACACCGTATGCGACCGCATGTTGTCAAACCAAGGATGCTCTACATCTCCAACTCGACAGAATTGGGCAGCATCTATCACAAAACAGAACTGCAACAGCTACAACAAGTCTGCAAAAAGCACCATTTGTTATTCTTTATCGACGGTGCGCGCCTCGGTCATGCACTCTGTGCAAGTAGCAATGATCTCCAACTGCAGGATATCGCCAGCTATGCAGATATTTTTTACATCGGTGGCACAAAAAATGGTGCACTTCTCGGCGAGGCTATTATCTTCCGAACGGCGAAGCTAGCCGACGATTTCGATTATTCCTTGAAACAAAAAGGAGCGCTGCTGGCTAAAGGTCGTCTGCTCGGCATCCAATTTCTAACACTTTTTACCGATGAGCTGTATTTTGATCTGGCCAAACACGCCAATCATATGGCCGAAAAAATAGCGCGCAGCATACAAGCTGCAGGCTATCAGTTTTTGACCGCACCCGTGACCAACCAGCTGTTCCCGATCCTGCCAAAACAGCTGATCGAGCGGCTGCTCCACAACTACGCTTTTTATGTGTGGAGTGCGATCGATGCAGAGCATGATGCTGTCCGGATCATCACATCCTGGGCGACAGATCCGGCCGTTGTTGATCAATTTTGCGTAGACTTCAACCACATTGACCAAGCGCTCAAGGCAGGCAGCTAA
- a CDS encoding glutathione synthase yields the protein MNIAFLINQTHKEDVNFTTTHLAFKAHKRGHKIMYIGLADFSYHDEQHVGAHCRIIEPTAQIDNQEDLLEKLRLQKKEFVDAKEMDILWIRYDPVLDMINRPWAADTALQFAQLIKRQGTWVINDPDKLVEATNKLYLEYFPQDIRPKTVITRSYEDVVEFLDQQENQIILKPLKGSGGKNVFLLKKDERHNLKQTVEVISRDGYLLAQEYLPAAAKGDIRFFLVDGQPLVVDGKYASVNRVQQQGDIRSNIHQGGTAQAALIDDKILDTVSKVSGKLQEDGMYFVGLDIVGDKVMEINVFSPGALVHAGQLNEVDYATALLEKIEIDYAARLSI from the coding sequence ATGAATATTGCATTCTTAATCAACCAGACCCACAAAGAAGACGTCAACTTTACGACGACGCACCTGGCCTTTAAAGCGCATAAGCGTGGCCACAAAATTATGTACATCGGCTTAGCAGACTTCTCCTATCACGATGAGCAACATGTCGGTGCGCATTGCCGCATAATAGAACCGACAGCGCAGATCGACAATCAGGAAGATTTACTCGAAAAACTTCGCCTGCAGAAAAAGGAATTTGTTGATGCCAAAGAAATGGATATCCTCTGGATACGCTATGATCCGGTATTAGACATGATCAATCGCCCCTGGGCGGCTGATACGGCTTTGCAATTTGCGCAGCTTATTAAGCGGCAGGGCACCTGGGTTATCAACGATCCTGACAAACTGGTGGAAGCCACCAACAAATTGTACCTGGAGTATTTTCCGCAGGATATCCGACCAAAAACGGTGATCACACGCAGTTATGAAGATGTCGTAGAGTTTCTCGATCAGCAGGAAAACCAAATAATCTTAAAGCCGTTGAAAGGCTCTGGCGGAAAGAATGTGTTTCTGCTTAAAAAAGACGAAAGGCATAACCTTAAGCAGACTGTTGAAGTAATTTCCAGAGACGGCTACCTGCTTGCACAAGAATACCTTCCTGCCGCCGCCAAAGGTGATATCCGTTTCTTTTTGGTCGATGGCCAGCCGCTTGTTGTTGACGGCAAATACGCCAGTGTAAACCGCGTACAGCAGCAAGGCGACATCCGAAGCAATATTCATCAGGGTGGAACGGCACAAGCTGCCTTGATTGACGACAAGATCCTGGATACAGTGAGCAAAGTTTCGGGCAAATTGCAAGAAGATGGCATGTACTTCGTTGGCCTTGATATCGTAGGCGATAAGGTTATGGAGATAAATGTATTCAGCCCGGGTGCTTTGGTGCACGCGGGTCAACTGAACGAGGTTGATTATGCTACGGCACTGCTCGAAAAGATAGAGATAGATTACGCTGCAAGATTGTCAATTTAG
- a CDS encoding S9 family peptidase — MRKICTVLLAGIYFVAPAQEQQEQKNQHKQQHHHQANYSLAAKFSPTKLQTLIFSTEVKPNWINHSDRFWYEYRTSTGKNWYLVDPQAKSRKLLFDNADLAAQVTRIVKNPFDAQHLTVENLEFTDDEKRIRFEVKSTKDTVKNEEELAKLKNKSDSIKKKVYFLEYDLAAKKLQEIDEKLKEKPKPIWASFSPDTSRIFFAKEYNLYWMDRENYEKARKDDKDSTIVEHQFTKDGTQYYAWAGDQYSVTTGGDKADEELKKRQPVRLLWSPNGQHFVLTRKDNRHLSPLWVINNVGSKRPSLETYKYLMPGETDSTEAELYLFNAAQLTYKQIPVAAFKNQTVGVYNKEMDKSSFKGKHYIGYWLGDNEEFYINRSSRDLKRIDIVAVNINGQTRTVLEERSNVYLDIKKPYFIKNGSQFIHWSQRDGWGHFYLYNKDGQLVRQLTKGEYNGNDVTGFDAATQQFTFTANGKEAKEDPYYLHHYALSINGGEPKLLNKGDVDNQIEVSESGKYFVNNASRVNKAPTSALYAANGQLIMKLEEADLSSLFAAGYKFPEPFTVKAGDGVTDLYGVMYKPFDFDSTRVYPIVEYVYPGPQTEAVNKAFGRSMDRIDRLAQMGFIVITVGNRGGHPDRSQWYHTFGYGNLRDYGLEDKKVAAEQLADRYPFIDIDRVGITGHSGGGFMSTAAMLVYPDFFKVAVSGAGNHENNIYNRWWSERHHGVLEKVSSKGDTTFTYQIERNTELAKNLKGKLLIATGDIDNNVHPANSIRMAEALIKANKRFDFVLLPGQRHGFGNMTEYFFWKMADYFAEHLLGDSKRDETDITEMNREQALKR, encoded by the coding sequence ATGCGAAAAATCTGTACCGTTCTCTTGGCCGGAATCTACTTCGTAGCGCCTGCACAAGAACAGCAAGAACAAAAAAATCAACACAAACAACAACACCATCATCAAGCAAACTATAGCTTAGCCGCAAAATTTTCTCCTACTAAACTTCAAACGCTTATTTTTTCTACCGAAGTTAAGCCTAACTGGATAAACCACAGCGACAGATTTTGGTACGAATACCGCACCTCCACGGGCAAAAACTGGTACCTGGTCGATCCACAAGCAAAATCCCGGAAATTGCTATTTGATAATGCCGATCTGGCCGCACAGGTAACCAGGATTGTAAAAAATCCTTTTGATGCCCAACACCTTACCGTGGAAAACCTTGAATTTACAGACGATGAAAAGCGCATCAGATTTGAAGTAAAAAGCACGAAAGATACCGTCAAAAATGAAGAGGAACTTGCTAAACTCAAAAACAAATCAGATAGCATAAAGAAGAAAGTATACTTTTTGGAGTATGATCTGGCCGCAAAAAAACTGCAAGAAATAGACGAGAAACTAAAAGAAAAGCCGAAGCCTATCTGGGCAAGTTTCTCTCCGGATACGTCCCGCATATTTTTCGCAAAAGAATACAACCTGTATTGGATGGATCGGGAAAACTATGAAAAAGCGCGAAAAGACGATAAAGATTCAACCATTGTAGAACATCAATTTACCAAAGATGGCACGCAGTACTACGCTTGGGCGGGCGATCAATATAGCGTTACCACCGGAGGCGACAAAGCCGATGAAGAATTGAAAAAAAGACAACCTGTGCGTCTTTTATGGTCGCCAAACGGACAACATTTTGTGCTTACACGCAAAGATAACCGCCACCTTAGTCCGCTATGGGTTATCAACAACGTTGGCTCCAAACGCCCCAGCTTAGAAACGTACAAATACCTTATGCCGGGCGAGACAGACTCTACCGAAGCTGAACTTTATCTCTTCAATGCCGCGCAACTGACTTACAAGCAAATACCAGTTGCAGCATTCAAGAACCAAACCGTGGGTGTTTACAATAAAGAGATGGATAAATCCAGCTTCAAAGGCAAACACTATATTGGATATTGGCTGGGCGATAATGAGGAATTTTACATTAACCGCTCCAGTAGAGATTTGAAACGCATTGATATCGTTGCTGTAAACATCAACGGGCAAACGCGCACCGTACTGGAGGAACGTTCAAATGTTTATCTGGATATCAAAAAACCCTATTTCATTAAAAATGGTAGCCAATTTATTCATTGGTCACAACGTGACGGATGGGGGCATTTTTATCTTTATAACAAAGATGGTCAATTGGTACGCCAGCTTACCAAGGGTGAATATAATGGAAACGACGTGACTGGCTTTGATGCCGCTACACAGCAGTTTACATTTACCGCTAATGGAAAAGAAGCCAAAGAAGATCCTTACTACCTACACCATTACGCCTTGAGCATCAACGGCGGCGAACCCAAACTTTTGAACAAAGGCGATGTAGACAACCAGATTGAGGTCAGTGAAAGTGGCAAATACTTTGTAAACAATGCTTCACGCGTAAACAAAGCACCGACTTCTGCACTCTACGCTGCAAATGGCCAACTGATTATGAAGCTGGAGGAAGCAGATTTATCATCATTGTTTGCTGCGGGCTACAAATTCCCGGAACCGTTCACAGTAAAAGCTGGCGATGGCGTGACCGACCTTTACGGCGTGATGTACAAGCCATTTGACTTTGATTCAACACGCGTATACCCCATCGTGGAGTACGTTTATCCAGGACCGCAAACCGAAGCCGTGAACAAGGCCTTTGGTCGCAGCATGGACCGCATAGACCGACTTGCGCAAATGGGATTTATCGTGATCACGGTTGGTAACCGCGGTGGCCATCCCGATCGTTCGCAATGGTACCACACTTTTGGTTACGGCAATTTACGTGATTATGGATTGGAAGATAAAAAAGTTGCTGCAGAGCAACTAGCCGATCGCTATCCATTTATTGATATTGATCGTGTAGGCATCACCGGACATTCCGGCGGCGGATTTATGTCTACCGCAGCGATGTTGGTATATCCTGATTTCTTTAAAGTTGCTGTTTCCGGCGCCGGAAATCACGAAAACAACATCTATAACCGCTGGTGGAGTGAAAGGCACCATGGTGTGCTTGAAAAAGTGAGCAGCAAAGGCGATACAACCTTTACCTACCAGATCGAACGGAATACCGAACTAGCTAAAAATTTAAAAGGAAAACTGCTGATTGCCACTGGTGATATTGACAACAATGTACACCCGGCAAACTCGATCCGTATGGCTGAAGCACTAATCAAAGCCAACAAACGATTTGATTTTGTGTTGTTGCCTGGCCAGCGTCATGGTTTTGGCAATATGACGGAGTATTTCTTCTGGAAAATGGCTGATTATTTTGCTGAACATCTTTTGGGTGATTCCAAACGTGATGAAACAGATATCACGGAGATGAATCGGGAGCAAGCTTTAAAACGATAG